The region GGTGAAGCTGGTGTTGGTGAACATCCAGACACTCATAGCACCGGCGTCGACAAGAGAGGGGAGAGTAGAATGGTACAGAGACACAGCGCGATAGAGTGTATCCTGAGAGATACCCTCGTTTGTAAAAGTCAAGTTTAGCCCAGAAACAGGCGTGCCGGGGTGTGCTTTTACAGTCATTGACCAGACAACACCATACGTGCCACCACCCCCTCCGCTCAACGCCCAAAACAAATCCGAGTACTTGTTGTCTCGCGTGGCAGTGATGAAGTTGCCCTTCCCATCAACCACCTCCCACTGGAGCACCTGGTCCGCCGCGAGGCCATGCGCAGATGCCAATGAGGAATGCCCCCCTCCCTGGGTGTATCCCCCAGCAATGCCCACCGACGGGCACTCGCCACCAACAACTTCCAGGCCCTGCGCGTCGGCCGCAGTATAGGCCTCAATACCGGACACACCAGCTCCCAGCTTGATTGCGTTTCCATTATACCACGGGTCTTCCCAGCTTGTGATCTCAATATCCTTGACATAGTGCGTCCAGATACCGAGAGCACCGGCCCCAGTCGACTTGCCATTGTAGTCATGGCCGGTATTGCGCACTACAAAGCGGATATTGTTCACTGTCGCGAACTGGATTGTCTTGGAGACATGATCAGGTTTGCTCGCGTTGACCGCGTAGACAATGTAATTGTCCAATGTGCAGGGTTTGTCGACAGGGTGGAAGGGGTCGCAGGAGCCATTGGCGAAGAACGGAGCCatgatggaggaggaagattcaTAGCTGAGCCAGGATATGAGccttctatttttatttatgTTTTATATCTCGATTGCCACCGGGCAATGTGCTATCACTCACTGTAAATCCGGCTGCGTCCACTCCGCGCTTAGAGCATCGCATTCCGCGGCGTTGTAGGCATCCCCGTGACAGGGCGCGCCCAATGGCACGGTCGCAATAAGCCGGCCATCAACCGATTGATTGAACTGCGACCaggtggagggggagggcCAGCAGGCATCGCCAGGCATGCAGCGACAGGCACAGTCCGCGGTGTTGGTGGAAAGGGCCAGGAGGCCAGTTAGGAAGTCGAGTCCTGTGGAAGGGCCCAACATGGCGATGCTGACAGTATCAAAGGGAGAtgatggtggatgaagaggatatttGGGCTATCTCCAATATATTTATTTGCTTTTGAACTCGGCAGGTAATGTGGTTCTCCTGTCCGGGATTGCACGGATTGCAACGCCGACTCGATATGGAGCTTCCCATACGAAACGAATTCACCCTGAGTCAAGCCGGCCTGAAATTACAGAGTAACTTTACATACAGAGATACTGCTACCGGTCGAAAGTGGGCCGTCGCGGCACGTCGTTTGGGAccgagaggaagaggactcAGAAACTCCAACGGTCCAACCCTAAGAGGAGGCACTAAGGAAAGCTGTCGTGGACACTGCATTGCAAGAGGCAGGGAACGCTTAGCCTGTCGATCGTCATTCCGGGAAGCTGTCAATCTCAGCACGAAGGGCCAAGCCGGCTTGTTCTAGAAAGGAAGTTAACAGAGGATTGTCCTGGGTACAGCATAGAGCCTGTGGGCTGGCATCAACCTCACAATTAACATCTCCGAATACGTACAGTCGGTATGGCAGCGACATGAAGGCATTCCGCTTCGCTGTCCGTGTAGGAGTATTAGTTCTGAGGTCAGGATGCACGCCGACACAGCCAATTTATAGTCGCCCCCCAGAGGCTCGAAGTGAATCCCTCGTCATATCCTAGAGGCCGGCGAAGAATGCCCCATGCCGACGGGCCTTCTTTCGCTATGCCCTGTGCTGGCTTTCCACAGAGAACTTCCATATGCAGTGAGCAAGAGTGTGTCCGTAGTCCGCTCCCACTGTCGCGAATAGAACGCCTTACGCCCAGCCATCAAAATATTAGGGTATTAAGAGTGTGTGAGGTTAGCCGTAATCTTACAATTACAGGGACGCTAGACGCCCGGCCCAAGCTGAGAGTTCCCCGCAGGGTTATCATTACATTGCCCGAGCCATAGATCCAGTAGGATCCGCACCGTTCGCTTTGCATGAATAGAGCAATAACAGGAGCAGCTGTTAGTACGCCATGTCAGAGAGAAGGTAGTTACTGATATATCGACAGCCTGTATCTCCACCTGCATGTTACAGCACAGGAGTCTGCCTGCGCTTAAACAGAGCGACAACAAAGAGAGGAACATTTTGGATGCCTGATGCTTCTTCCCTCGTGCACCATGGATTCCCCATCAGACCACCGCAATCCCACTCTGGGCGGTGGTGTGGCTAAACCTCGAGCCAAATATCGCACCTCCTGTGACCCTTGCGCAGCGTCCAATGTCAAATGCTCGAAGCAGTAGCCCTATTGCGCCTGCTGTGTCCAGAACGGAATCGGATATAAGTGCGCATACGGCTGCTTAAGACGCGAAGGCAAGCCACCCGGTAAAGGTGGTGAGAATAAGTTGAGACGCTATTTCTCTTCTGACTCGTGGCGGTCGCTGGTATCTGGCCGACATGCTCAACGCGGATTTCGCGAATCTGATGCAGGGCGGCTGGGAGGAAATCGCACACTCTACGGCTGCATTTTCATCGCGTGAGGGAGCGAGAACTATCCTGACCATTAGCTCGTCGATTACAGAGCTTCCAACGGACCTTCGACGGATGGACCCCGGAGAACCTGGGAACTACTGTGAGCAGATTCGATATGCTCGCTTGTCGTCTGCTTCCTCAGCACTCGCAACTTGTCTGcgggttgatgatgaagtatGGCGTCGTGCGCTACAGTATTGTATGCTTCTGCCCAGTCCTTGACTtattgtatatattattattattcctaGTATCAACGTCCCTGTCGTGCTTGGAACTGACCCCGAGTACCAGGAACACGTAGTGATGGATCACTGGCATCTCCCGCATCGGAGTCCGGAGAGAAAAACGAGATATAAACTATTACTACTTAAGAAGCACATTGCTTGTTGGATTgcgaggagggtgaagaggatgGTTGAAACAGTGAAAAGCTGAAGGACCTggtttaatcttaaataataaatcctATAATATCCcgaatatctaaataatataagattctaaattatattattttatcactagatttatatagatGTCATCAAGAGTATTTTTATTGTTTTTATTTgaactaatattatagtataggCTTGTTTAGATCTTTACTTCTTCTATAACTCCACAGTATTATCCGAGTGATAATGTTCTTACGACCTTGCTAAAGAGCAGCAGAATTGATGTAGATGAGGGTCGGACAGCACTTTGCTACACGCCCAGTGTGAGAGAGCAAACTCCTGTCCCGTGCTCAGTATGATCAACAGACCTGGGTTCGACGAATTCCTTCCCGTAAAGAAGCAGAACTAGATTTACTAATACCTTACTAGTTATGGAGTAGACAGGCTTGATGTTGATAGCAAGACTTATTCCGGCGGAAAGTATGGACCTTGACAAGAGCTATTTAGCCTAAGATAGACCCATGATCTCTGAGTAATAGCTGCACAGCTAAAGATACTTGACAACCATGCATGACCGATAATCAAGGAATACATCAACAAAATCAATAGCAGAGGACAAGAGGCCGATAGCTTGCTAGAGCTGCCCCATTGGCCTGCGCCCGATGAATATTCCGGGGGATTCTTGATAATGCGGTAATACCTGTTTAAGCGCTGCGGCAACAGGTCCAGCAGCCCTATAGCGCAGGAGATTTAATTATCAGTTGCTTGTTATGCCAGAAAAGGTCTTTGTGGTCGGTACATACATTAGGAAGCTGGGTTGAGCGGGTGTTAGGAGGACACGGGAGGCCGTTGGGATCATCCAGGCAGATATTAAGGCAGTCGGCATTGTTTTTCAGCGAATACTGACTCGCGTCGGCAAGGACAGTGGAAAGGACCATGGCCATAGTGGCGAAAAGGATGGAATTGAGGTGCATCTTGGTTGCTCAAAGTTTTGGGGGGTTGTAGAAATGGGTTGTAATCAATGATCATGGAATATCGACCGCAAGAACATTTCAAACACGGTATTTATATCATTCAAGCCTCTCGCTAAAGCATTCAATTTCATGGACTCTGTTCTAGAAACAGGGATAGGAAACACTAGCCTTGATTAGGAATGTTGTACAAGAGATACAATATTTACCTAATAGCTCCAGCTCAGCTGGAGGCCCGAAGAATGTGTCTACATATGCACGGCGTTCATCTATTTCCGCGGCAATCCTATCTTTTCCAGTACTGCGGGGTACGAATACAGGCGGATTTCAAGTCTAAACCTAATTTTCAAGATCTGATGAAGCCTACATGAGCATAAATACTGGCGAGGGATCATGTAGATCAGTGTGTTCCTATTCAAACCCTCATTTTGAGAATCCAATCATACAGGACCAACCCATACCGATACTGCCCCAAGGTAATAAGATGTATTCTCTGAAGGTTATTCAGGCAAGCAGGCCCTGTCTCACGAGCTCATTCTCTTTTTCCTGCACGCTTTGccagtggctggctggcaaCCCACTTTATATGCACGTTCGAAGGAAAAGCTCGGCATGCAGCCAGTGTCTGACGTAGGACAACCCACAGCCCCTTGATTTAGTCAGGGGAATCAGAAGAATTACACATCTTGATTCCCAACCCGACTCAATATGCACTTCGTCTCCTGCGGTGAATGGCCATAATCAACCTGGATATACTGAGGTTTTGAAATAGCCATGTAGATTAGTTTCGTCCAGCATAgatttattactattttgCTAAGCAAGTAATAGGAGCAATAGTTTCATGTTGTGTCCAGTGTACAAGGATATACCAAGTAAATATTTAGGAAGATCACTGGAGCCAATCTAGAGAGCCAGTACGAACCATCATCGTGCCCGACGATCGTAACAAACCGCTCATGCAACTTGTCATCACGATCTGTGATATGATGCAATCAATGAGCTGCGCAAGCAGATTTTGGAGATAGCTAGCCAGCCACCGGATGCACATTGCTTTTGTTTGAGTGGTCAATCGTCTCGTGAGGAGATATGTATGCATattcctcgtcatcagcagcaacacGTCCCGCTTCACAGGCACATTCTTGGTCTTCAGCTCGCCCTTTCCTCCAGACTGTGGGTCCCAAGCGCTCCGATCCAGACAGGAGGGGCACCCCCTTCCTGCCATTCAATTAGTGCTCTGAAGCCATACAGGATGCATGTACGTATTTGATGTCCAATGAAGGTGGGCCAGTTTTTCAGCTTCCCTACACCGCTATTGAAGGTTGCAAATCGTCGAGCCCTGTTTGACTGAGATTTCATGATGCAGATCACTTTGCATATGACCTATAACATAAACCCCGCTTTCTTTTACACGCTTTTCTTAGCATAATATGTTGTGAGAATATCACATATATTCTCTATAAGAACTGCCTGGTTCTTCGCTTTGATATATTCATACCAAAGGGTTTTGTCGGAAGGGAAAGAACAAGTTCGCAGAAGTATCTTACAACCGACCGGACAAAATGGTGGACCAGAAAAACATACAGGGAGATATTTGGTATGtcaacttccttctctttcatCCCAACTATTTACATTTGCCCATTGGCGGACTCTGGATTCACCTTTATCAGAGCTAACAACGTTAGGCCTCGTCTGCCCAAGAAGGCCGAAAGATTTGTGTTTTTTCGAATCACCAAAGTGCAAGAGTTCAAGAGCAGCCTGCCAACAATAGCGAACTTCCTAACTACATCACATTCAGCTCTCAAGAGCCGCAGTGACATCTACAAATGGAAGGCTGAGGGTACCCTCAAGGACCTCATTCGTCTAGTCTCGATTAATCTTGCCTTCTCTGCTACTGGCCTGGCCAAGGTGAGTAGTGGAAACCTGGTTGTATAAGAGAGGTGCCTGCTAATATCAAGTAGCTGGGAGCCGAACGTTTCAACGATGAAGTTTTCAACGGCGGTCAGTTCAAAGACATGACTGCTCCGTCGCAGGGCGAGACAGCCGAAGACCATCAAGGCCTTGATCCCCAGGACGACTGGGTCCCTGAATTTAAGCCAAGCGGTGGTGGTATCGACGGTGTTCTTGTTGTGGCGGGTGATAGCCTCGAAAGTATCGATGGCATGATCCGCGATACAGTTGATTGGGTTTTCAACGTTGGAAATGACAAGCAAAGTATTGAGAAGGTCTATACTAAGACCGGCACAGTCTACAAGAACCATCTTGAACAGTGAGTATTGCTAAAGCATTTCTACATATAGGCATAGGTGCTAATATCTGCGGTGCCAGTTTTGGATGGGTAGACGGTATTAGCCAGCCTATGGTCAAAGGACTTGACGATGTTTCGGTGAAGGCCAATGCCCCTGGAATGTCACCGATAGATCCTGGGTATGTCAATTTCGCCTGGCTTTATTGCATTCTGTTAAACTGACAAACCTTGCTCAGAATTATCATTGTCGGAAACGAACGTGATGGGAACAAACATCCCGAATGGGCCAAGGATGGCAGCTTTATGGTCTTCCGGATTTACGAGCAGCTAGTTCCCGAGTTCTATCAGTAAGTGTTCCTATTCAAGTTCACTACCTGCTTGCTCCATATTAACAAGTCGTCCTTTGACATTTAGTTGGTGTGCTATGAACTGTCCAACTGGCGCTAAGGAGACAAAGGAGGCGCAAAAAGCAGGAAAACCAGTTGAATGGAGTGGACAGTCAATGACCGAGATGGGCATGTTCTCCTCGCGATTGGTAGGACGGTGGCCTGAAGGTTAGTATTTTGATAAGAACGTCAGCGCTTAAGAAGCTGATCAAACACGGCACACTAGGTGCTCCAATGGAGCTTCACCCCAAAGAGGATCCAAATTCCGGCCTGTCActagacgaggatgaggaaaagaACAGAATAGCAGTCAAAAAGTCGCTTGGACAGGATGGACTAGACCGGTTGAAGACGATTAAACAAAAGAACAACACGGATGCGTTCAACTACAACCCTGCTGACCAGACCAGGTGCCCATATGCCTCTCACATGCGCAAGACTGGCCCTCGGGATGACCATCCCAATTACACCAAACATTTAATGATGCGCCGGGGAATTCCTTATGGACCTTGGTGCGGGGACGAGGAAAGAAGCAATGGGGTAACAGAGCAAGAACGTGGCCTTCTGTTTGTCAGCTACCAGAGCAGCATTGACGACGGGTTCCGTACCCAGCAAAAGCGTATGTGCACCGCTTCAATCTTGTGCAGTGATGTTCCTCTAACGCGTAGCAGGATGGGCCAATGCTCCCGATGGCCCAACCGACATGGCAAAGCACAGTGGCGGTAACAGCCAGGGGATTGACCCTATTATCGGTCAAGTTCACCCGAAGCATATCAGGGAGAACACAGATGGTCGGATCCATGCCAAGTATCGAGACTCTGCTCCTCAACTTCACTTCCCTGAAACGGTCTATGGGGAAGTTGGTCCCCAGGTCTATGATAAAAAAATCGATCTGGCCCGGTTATGCATTCCCCACGGCGGAGAATACTTCTTTTCCCCCTCCATTTCCGCTTTGAAAAATTACTTGCCATCCGTTTGAAATGATCATGAAATTCCTTTCGGTGTGATGTCTCTcgattttatttttatacaTATATCTTCCAGACGATCAGTTTTAAATCGCGAAATTTCGTAAACGCGCCGCACCCAAAACAGAAGAGACCCAGACATAATGCGGCCGATATTGCCCATGTTTCCCTGTAGAGCTTTTGCTCGGGCTTGTTTACTTTTGTCGGCTCGCGTGCTGCGGCGATACAAATGAAGCGGTACTCTAGTCGGGGCCCGCTGGGGCTGGCTCCCCTTGCTGGTAATACTTTGGGACTGTTTTGTCTCGGCTTCATGCAAGGAAAGCGCATTTATTGTTTTGGCGGCACTCGACTCGACGTCGTCTCCCACGACCTTTATATTGGTTCTGTTTGCGAATCACGTCTGCACCAAGAAGAATTAGAATGTTTGAAGATTGAAGCTCTCGCAGGTAGCATGTCCATGCTTCTATAGTTTCAAAGGTTGGTAAGTTATGGGATGCATTGATGTCAGCATCAAGGAGGCGACTCACGGTACAATCTAGCCTCGCGACTGGACCAAGGCTGGCGTCGTCGCGCCAAGGCATGTTACCGGTGTTGCCTCAGCTAGTTCCGCTTGAGAATACAGTCTCGTAGATTGTAATAGAGATGTTGAACCTTGCCAAGTTGCTCTATTGAGCCAGGGACCTGTTCCCGGCAGTTGTTGTGTGGGTGAAGTCAGCTTTGCAGATGAATCTTGCTATTGTTTTTGGAGCAATGGTGATCAGATACCTAACCAGTGGAGAAGTGATTCAGTCCGACCTACGCTGTTGCACGTTGCTTACATTCCTAACAGCGGTAGCGAAGCACGGCTCGCCGCTTCGAAAGGCAGCAATGTCCGCGGTGACAATGAAGGCGCTAAAGTTGACTAGTTTGTTCTTTACTATGTGCTGTCCGTAGGCAAATGCCTGAGTTAACTAATTGTGCCCACCTAAGCAGCTTGCAGAGACCCAGTCGGAATTAACAAGAGCTGCCTGCCAGCGGACCAATCTGCCTTCGACACCGTGTCAGCAACTTACATATATGCCAAGCTTGCTCCACCAGTTGACTTTAGGCGGAACATTATAAGAATGCTGCACAACTGGGCATTGGGCAACCAACTACTGCCGGACGTGCGACTGCCAAAGTATTAACATGCCTAGCAATATGTTCGCTTttgttcttctgcttctcacTGTTCTCACCACCGGCGTCCTTGGTGTCCACGCCCCGTCTCTGCACGAAGTATACCAGTTTCCCAACGCCACATGGGTTGAGAATATTGCCGTTCGACCCAATGGCAACTTGCTGGTTACTCTGGTCAACACCCCCGAGCTCTGGGAAATCGACCCTTCTGTGCCGCATAAGGCATCTCGCGCACGTTTCATACATCAGTTCAGCAACGCTGAGATGGCCACCGGGATCGCAGAGCTCAACCCAGATGTCTACGCCGTCGTAGCCTCGAATCATGTTTGGAAAGTTGATCTGACACACAGCAAGGATAAAGAGCCGCCGACCTTGATCAGCAGAATTCCGCATGGAAGTTTGAACGGCATGACGGTTTTGAACCGAGAAGCCGGCCTGCTTGCCATCGCCGACTCTCAACTCGGACTTGTGTGGTGTGTCGATGCCAATACGGGCAACTATTCAGTCATGCTCAAGGACGACACGATGGCAGCAAATACCGACGTCGGGACTTTGCTGGGAATAAACGGCGTGAGAATGTTGCATAATTACATCTACTATGTCAATACTCCTCTGCGACTATACTGCCGCGTGCGCGTTGACAGGCTTACTGGTCACGCAGTGGGCCCTTATGAGATCATCAGCAAAGGGGTCAGAACTGATGATTTTACAATTGGCCCGGACGCAGTCGCGTACCTTGCTGGCCTTGACGATAATGTTGTTGCAAGGGCGCTTCTTGACGGCACGCAAGAGATCATCGCTGGGGGAGCTAACTCATCTGCTGTTCAGACAGCAACTTCGGCTGCACTTGGAA is a window of Aspergillus puulaauensis MK2 DNA, chromosome 4, nearly complete sequence DNA encoding:
- a CDS encoding FAD-dependent oxidoreductase (CAZy:AA7;~COG:S;~EggNog:ENOG410QEF8;~InterPro:IPR006094,IPR036318,IPR016166,IPR012951;~PFAM:PF08031,PF01565;~SECRETED:SignalP(1-26);~go_function: GO:0016491 - oxidoreductase activity [Evidence IEA];~go_function: GO:0050660 - flavin adenine dinucleotide binding [Evidence IEA];~go_function: GO:0071949 - FAD binding [Evidence IEA];~go_process: GO:0055114 - oxidation-reduction process [Evidence IEA]); the protein is MLGPSTGLDFLTGLLALSTNTADCACRCMPGDACWPSPSTWSQFNQSVDGRLIATVPLGAPCHGDAYNAAECDALSAEWTQPDLHYESSSSIMAPFFANGSCDPFHPVDKPCTLDNYIVYAVNASKPDHVSKTIQFATVNNIRFVVRNTGHDYNGKSTGAGALGIWTHYVKDIEITSWEDPWYNGNAIKLGAGVSGIEAYTAADAQGLEVVGGECPSVGIAGGYTQGGGHSSLASAHGLAADQVLQWEVVDGKGNFITATRDNKYSDLFWALSGGGGGTYGVVWSMTVKAHPGTPVSGLNLTFTNEGISQDTLYRAVSLYHSTLPSLVDAGAMSVWMFTNTSFTISPLTGPNIPVARLQELLEPFTDGLAKLGITYTIHAEQFPNFLSQYNTMQGAIEVSTAQYGGWLIPRSVVTENNEALTAGYRNITSSGATFIGVGLDVSRAVTGDVYNAVLPAWRDTLIDTTITTPWEWAADTAMLAQQRKMTEDYIPILQALAPESGAYMNEADFRQPNWQEAFYGANYGALRAVKARYDPNNVFYAWQAVGSDEWVASEGGRLCRALIETP
- a CDS encoding uncharacterized protein (SECRETED:SignalP(1-20)); amino-acid sequence: MHLNSILFATMAMVLSTVLADASQYSLKNNADCLNICLDDPNGLPCPPNTRSTQLPNGCWTCCRSA
- a CDS encoding Dyp-type peroxidase (COG:P;~EggNog:ENOG410PKTG;~InterPro:IPR011008,IPR006314;~go_function: GO:0004601 - peroxidase activity [Evidence IEA];~go_function: GO:0020037 - heme binding [Evidence IEA];~go_process: GO:0055114 - oxidation-reduction process [Evidence IEA]), with product MVDQKNIQGDIWPRLPKKAERFVFFRITKVQEFKSSLPTIANFLTTSHSALKSRSDIYKWKAEGTLKDLIRLVSINLAFSATGLAKLGAERFNDEVFNGGQFKDMTAPSQGETAEDHQGLDPQDDWVPEFKPSGGGIDGVLVVAGDSLESIDGMIRDTVDWVFNVGNDKQSIEKVYTKTGTVYKNHLEHFGWVDGISQPMVKGLDDVSVKANAPGMSPIDPGIIIVGNERDGNKHPEWAKDGSFMVFRIYEQLVPEFYHWCAMNCPTGAKETKEAQKAGKPVEWSGQSMTEMGMFSSRLVGRWPEGAPMELHPKEDPNSGLSLDEDEEKNRIAVKKSLGQDGLDRLKTIKQKNNTDAFNYNPADQTRCPYASHMRKTGPRDDHPNYTKHLMMRRGIPYGPWCGDEERSNGVTEQERGLLFVSYQSSIDDGFRTQQKRWANAPDGPTDMAKHSGGNSQGIDPIIGQVHPKHIRENTDGRIHAKYRDSAPQLHFPETVYGEVGPQVYDKKIDLARLCIPHGGEYFFSPSISALKNYLPSV
- a CDS encoding uncharacterized protein (COG:S;~EggNog:ENOG410PQZ2;~InterPro:IPR011042;~SECRETED:SignalP(1-18)); this encodes MFAFVLLLLTVLTTGVLGVHAPSLHEVYQFPNATWVENIAVRPNGNLLVTLVNTPELWEIDPSVPHKASRARFIHQFSNAEMATGIAELNPDVYAVVASNHVWKVDLTHSKDKEPPTLISRIPHGSLNGMTVLNREAGLLAIADSQLGLVWCVDANTGNYSVMLKDDTMAANTDVGTLLGINGVRMLHNYIYYVNTPLRLYCRVRVDRLTGHAVGPYEIISKGVRTDDFTIGPDAVAYLAGLDDNVVARALLDGTQEIIAGGANSSAVQTATSAALGRNEKANTLYVTTGGNTTDLSGYTGRGKIVAIALDA